gctacattacacgatctgcatgtcacataaacgctctccagtcttcatacgctacattacacgatctgcatgtcacataaacgctctccagtcttcatacgctacattacacggtctgcatacAACGTAAACACTCTCCAGCCTTCACaggctacattacacggtctgcatgcaACGTAAACActctccagccttcatacgctacattacacggtctgcatgcaACGTAAACACTCTCCAGCCTTCACaggctacattacacggtctgcatgcaACGTAAACACTCTCCAGCCTTCACaggctacattacacggtctgcatgcaACGTAAACACTCTCCAGCCTTCACaggctacattacacggtctgcatgtcacataaacgctctccagccttcatacgctacattacacagtctgcatgtcacataaacacTCTCCAGTCTTCACaggctacattacacggtctgcatgtcacataaacgctctccagtcttcatacgctacattacacggtctgcatgtcacataaacgctctccagtcttcatacgctacattacacgatctgcatgtcacataaacggtctccagtcttcatacgctacattacacgatCTGCATACAACGTAAACACTCTCCAGCCTTCACaggctacattacacggtctgcatgtcacataaacactctccagtcttcatacgctacattacacgatctgcatgtcacataaacgctctccagccttcatacgctacattacacggtctgcatgtcacataaacgctctccagtcttcatacgctacattacacggtctgcatacAACGTAAACActctccagccttcatacgctacattacacggtctgcatgtcacataaacgctctccagccTTCATATGCTACATTACacgatctgcatgtcacataaacactctccagccttcatacgctacattacacggtgtgcatgtcacataaacactctccagtcttcatacgctacattacacggtctgcatgcgAACATAAAAAACACTCTCCAGCCTTCACaggctacattacacggtctgcatgcgAACATAAAAAACACTCTCCAGCCTTCACAGGCTACATTACACGGTATGCATGCAAACGCAAAAACACTCTCCAGCCTTCACATGTTAAATTACACTCCCCAGaaaatcatatatatcatatattttcctttttctattccctcaatgaggataatgcagggtTCAGCCTACCCATGAGTTGCTGTTTTATACACAAACTTACAGCCACATACCAGTAGTTTATAACGCTGTTATTGTCATTTGTAAAGCCTCTCTAGCTAAGCTGCATGCAGACAATTCTACTTATCAGATGGTTTTCTGCCTCTGGCTATTAACTGGTGAGACCCTAAACTCTTTATTTGCAATGAGTAATTGCTGATACTTTGACATTTATTTTCCTTCTGTAGAACTTAACGAGCCAGTACTTGAGTCCCTCCAAGCCGTAGCTCCCCCAGACCCCGCTGACCCGCATCAGCCAGTTGAAATAGAAATTGAGACCGCAGAAGCTGCAAGGAAGAGACTGCGGAGGTAAAATCACTCTACCAGTGTCAGCTCAGTGATAAGATGAGCAGTAGGGGCACAGAAACAGGTAGATAAATATCAAACCTATAAATCTCAAAATGCTACTCCTAAAAAATATACAGAACCTCCTCAAGTCTGTATGAGGGAATGTACAATGAAACACATGCAATATAGGAGAGCGCTTATGAAAACCTAAGAGAGGTAATCTAGCTAATTGAGATAAGCGGGTaaggaaaaaaaaacccaatattATGTTAAATCAAATTTACTGAAAGGCATAAGGAAAAAGTACAACACTGATATAAATAAGGTAATTATACCCAATACATAAAAGAACAGGATGCTCAAAAAAGTGCTATAAGCGGTCAGAGCAAAATATAAAATTGCATGCAAATATATAACGGTACCGTAAAAAGAATAACCAATTCACACTGCAGTGTTTGAGGTATGATTCTAAGTAAAAACAAACGGAATGTTGTCAAAATACTTGCATGTTAAGGTCCTCTGAGTGAACAGACCAAAACGGTCAGAGATCAGGACAGTCTAAATACGCCTTGTTTTGTTGCAGTCATGTGACTCAGATAGCAACAGCTGATTGGGTGTGAATCCTCTTGGATATTCCAAAGGCAACAAAAGTTCTGAAAGGGTAAACAAGGTTCCGTATAGGCAATATTGTATGCCGGTCAAAGACAAATATTGTGTGAGATGTCAAAATGTGATGAGAACACTCTTTAGTTGAAAAGATATTTCATCGATCAGCGCCACAGCTGTGGATTCCCAGGCAGTCTATCTCCTGCTATAAGGGTCCGCTCTGCCGATCTTCTCTGTACCTTTTAAACGAAAAGTGTGCAGCTCCACAGCGATAAGTCCCACTGGATAACCACTATGCTGGTGTTTTGGTGGGTCGCTCTGCTGGTCACTTCGCATCGCAGTTATGGTCAGATGGTTACTGTACATCttatatcttgataaaggccccatcGGCTGAAATGCGTAGATAACTCACAGTCCTGTCTAATTGGATGCTGAACGGCTCTCCCCCTTATAAGCAACTATTTGGGTTGAATACCGCTACAAAACTTGCTGTTGTACAGTAACCATCTGGCCATAACTGCGATGCGAAGTGACCAGCAGAGCGACCCACCAAAACACCAACATAGTGGTTATCCAGTGGGACTTATCGCTGTGGAGCTGCACACTTTTCGTTTAAAAGGTACAGAGAAGATCGGCAGAGCGGACCCTTATAGCAGGAGATAGACTGGCAGTAGTGGGTGATTGGCAGCGAGAGAGAGGCAGTAGTGGGTGATTGTGGAGCTGCACACTTTTCTTTTAACGGTACACAGAAGATCGGCAGAGAAGAACTTTATCCCTATGCCTTTTTAGTAAATTGGTTTTAACATAATATTGCTTTTTTGATTCCTTACCCACTTATCTCAATAAGCTAGATTACCAACCCTAGGTTTTCTTAAGCGCTCTCTTATATTGCTTGTGTTTCTAAGATGAGCAGTAGAGCTGCTGCTTATATGTATTGCCAGAGACAATGCTGATCTTCTATTGATGTACAGGAAGGCATTGCCAGATAAACCAGTTGCCAGTTAGTCACACTGAGCCCCAATGTCTTGCAGACTGGCCGTGCCGTCCTGAGCTCTGTACACAATGATAGTTATCTTGGTTTTACAGAGAGAAAAGGAAGACAGAGTTTGCTGCATATCTACGCAGATTAATGAACCGCTTTAACAAGGAGCTGCAAGAAGATATGCATAAGGTAATAGAGGTGGCAGCAAGTAAGGGGCAGCGAGAGAGACTGCAGCGGGTGAGGGGCAACAAGAGAGACTGCAGCGGGTGAGGGGCAGCAAGAGACGGCAGCGGGTGAGGGgcaacgagagagagagacagcagtgaGAGAGACGGCAGCGGGTGACGGGCAGCAAGAGAGGCGGGTGAGGGGCAGCGAGAGAGAGGCAGCAGCGGGTGAGGGGCAGCGAGAGAGAGGCAGCAGCGGGTGAGGGGCAGCGAGAGAGAGGCAGCAGCGGGTGAGGGGCAGCgagagagaggcagcagcaggtgaGGGGCAGCGAGAGAGAGGCAGCAGCGGGTGAGGGGCAGCGAGAGAGAGGCAGCAGCGGGTGAGGGGCAGCGAGAGAGGGGCAGTGAGAGAGAGGGGCAGCGAGAGAGAGGCAGCAGCGGGTGAGGGGCCGCGAGAGAGAGGCAGTAGTGGGTGATTGGCAGCGAGAGAGAGGCAGTAGCGGGTGAGGGGCAGCGAGAGAGAGGCAGCAGCGGGTGAGGGGCAGcgagagaggcagcagcaggtgaGGGGCAGCGAGAGAGAGGCAGCAGCGGGTGAGGGGCAGCGAGAGAGAGGCGGCAGCGAGAGAGGCGGCAGCGGGTGAGGGGCAGcgagagaggcagcagcaggtgaGGGGCAGCGAGAGAGAGGCAGTAGCGggtgaggggcagagagagagaggcagcagcgGGTGAGGGGCCGCGAGAGAGAGGCAGTAGTGGGTGATTGGCAGCGAGAGAGAGGCAGTAGTGGGTGATTGGCAGCGAGAGAGAGGCAGTAGCGGGTGAGGGGCAGCGAGAGAGAGGCAGCAGCGAGTGAGGGGCAGCAGCGGGTGAGGGGCAGCGAGAGAGAGGCAGCAGCGGGTGAGGGGCAGCGAGAGAGAGGCGGCAGCGAGAGAGGTGGCAGCGGGTGAGGGGCAGcgagagaggcagcagcaggtgaGGGGCAGCGAGAGAGAGGCAGCAGCGGGTGAGGGGCAGCGAGAGAGAGGCAGCAGCGGGTGAGGGGCAGCGAGAGAGTTGTCAGGGGGCGCGAGGGTCAGCGAGAGAGTTTTCGGGGGGCGAGGGACTGTGATAGAACCTAATTCCCTGGCCTTGTCAGACACAGCGCTGTTAGTGAATGTATATTGTGTGCATGCGGATAACACACTGACTCTGTTTACTCTCTTCAGGTTCACTTGCTGTGCTTGTTGGCCAATGGTATTTATCGCAGTGACACGTGTAACCAGCCAGATCTACATGCCGTCGCACTGTCTGTGGTTCCAGTAAAGTTCACTACAGTCCCCCCTGCACGTGTGGATACTGTGTATTTGACAAACTTGACAAAATGGTACTTCTATACAAAGCATAACATCTGTGTGTCCACAGAAAGGGGTGATTGCACTGTGTCTAGTTACATTTTGTACCGCCACTGAGGTAACATAAGATCATGAGGGCAGATAATTGAAATTGCTACAAAGGGCATTTAGTGTAACGCTTTCTTGTGTGGGCCAGTGCTGTAGGTGCAGTGCAGTACACAGGGACATAAACTGCCCTGATGAGgagcatttaaccctttgagtgctaagtactttcccacctgggtgctaagctgatttaattttatttttttattttgtgaaaaaaaatgttttaacttttttttttttttttccagatccccaagacttacctttccaatggtgggtcttgggggtctgtagctgcttagatgcctaagatacaggcttctaagcagcaccccccctttccctatactttgtatttacaaattgttaataaagttgctcgGTGACATCGTCACGTCAATGCGTGTGACGTTATCGCGCAAAACGTgatgtcactctacaggcatgatcaccggggtaggagcgggtggaagcccccagatctccctcaaggtgggagagtgctagtgacgtctCTGAGctatcattagcaccagagtgggaaactctatgacggctcagagctgtcattagcactcaaagggttaatacacaagtgtttttttttcttttttaggttcATTTCAACATTCACTCTGACTCCTGAAATGTCCCTGGATGAGCTAGAGCCCATGTCAGCTACTCTGGAGCGCAGATTTGGTGTCTATGGGGTGAAGGACGAGGTGGAGATGGTGCATGTAAGCTAATCCTGATGAAGTGATGTGTATAATGCACAGGCACGTGGCGTGATACGCATGTGCACATGCTTTATTAATCTCaaccaaagtatttttttttttaataaataaaattgttagAAATTACCATTTTCCCCAACAGTAAtgaacaatcttctctgcctgcataTTTGGTTTGGTTTTtcttttctaaaatgcaaataatagtctatatttatttaaaacaaaatatattacatttttaattacaGAACTGTTATGGGTGTCCCCAGAAACTTTTCCAGGAAGTGCAATAAAGGAGAAAGTATTCAGACCACTTCATTTCTTTTCACATTTTGTCATGTTGGCCGCCTTATGCTAAgtggtttacataaaaaaaaaaaatctcatcaatTTACACTCCATACGCCATAATGACAAAGTAAAAAACAGATTTTTACCTCAGTTGAGGCATCTTTGGCAGCAATTACAACCTCGAGTAGCTTGACAAGCTTTGCACACCTGGATTTGGGGATTTTCTGCAATTCTCAGCAGATCCTCTCAAGCTCTTTTAGGTTGAATGGGGACCGTCGGTGGACAGCCATTTTCAGTTCTCTCCAGGGATGTTTAATTGGGTTTAAGTCCACTTAAGGACATTCAAAGAGTTGTCCTTAAGCCACTCATGCATAGTTTTGGCTGTGGGTTTAGGGTCATTGTCCTGTCAGAAGATGAACCTTCGGCCCAGTTTGAGGTCCTGAGCAGTTAtgaccaggttttcattaaagaTATCTCTTTATTTTGCTGCATTCAGCTTTCTCTCAACCCTGACTAGTCCcttcagctgaaaaaaacccacaacatgatgctaccaccaccacgCTTTACTGTTACCTTTACCTGTAGACATGAAACTTAGGATTGAGGGCAAACAGATCAATCTGGAGTTCAACCAGAATGACTATCTGGTTCTTGGAGACTTCTCGTACCAAAGCCCTTCTTCCCGGATTGTTTAGTTTGGCCAGATGGCCAGCTCTAactgaagctgtgctgtctccagagttacaggcagttaaccccagacaggacagcttcttgtgagtgccactgagcacccagggctgagcatgttgcagggtcataggatgtgtacccggtccggtctaggagtgcagtccccatccttgttttgtatatgactggggtgattacataagcctttgcACCCTTCTCTTGTCCCAGTttttttggattgagagcttacattgtgtgactgttttagggtcccaggtttttgaaaaggacgtggtacctgggcttgtcccatttggccagatgcagtaactaacctttccatttttgcttttaatcttagctgagagcttgctaatgagtgcagggttttctctgtgtgttgtattaatttgttttgtaatttcccctatggttcatgcacccagacctgtctggggttgccTGCCTGTgagtctggggacagcacagcttcttgtgagtgccactgagcacccagggctgagcatgttgcagggtcatgggatgtgtacccggtccggtctaggagtgcagttcccttgcgtgttttgtgtatatatatatatatatatatatatatatatatatatatgtgtgtgtgtatatatatatatatatatatatgtatgtatatatatatatatatatgtatgtatgtatatatatatatgtatgtatgtatatgtatatatatgtgtatgtgtgtatatatatatatatatatatatatatatatatatatatatatatatatatatgtgtatatatatatatatgtatgtatgtatatatatgtgtatatatatatatatatatatatatatatatatatatatgtgtgtgcatgtatgtgtgtgtgtatatatatatatgtatgtatgtgtgtgtgtatatatatatatatatatatatatatatatatatatatatgtatgtatatgtatgtgtgtgtgtgtgtatatatatatatatatatatatatatatgtaagtatgtatatgtatatatatgtgtgtgtgtgtgtatatatatatgtatgtatgtgtgtgtgtatatatatatatatatatatatgtgtgcatgtatgtgtgtgtgtatatatatatatatatatatatatatatgtatgtatgtgtgtgtgtgtgtatatatatatatgtatgtatgtgtgtgtgtgtgtgtgtgtgtgtgtgtgtgtgtatatatatatatatatatatatatatatatatgtatatgtatatatatgtgtgtgtgtgtatatatatatatgtatgtatgtatatgtatatatatatatgtgtgtgtgtgtatatatatatatatatgtatgtatgtgtgtgtgtgtgtatatatatatatatatatgtatgtatgtgtgtgtgtgtgtatatatatatatatatatatatatatatatatgtatgtatgtatatatatgtgtgtgtgtgtgtatatatatatgtatgtatgtatgtatatgtatatatatgtgtgtgtgtgtgtgtgtgtatatatatatatatatatatatatatatgtgtatatatatgtatgtatgtatatatatatatatgtgtgcatgtatgtatgtgtgtgtgtgtgtatatatatatatatatatatatatatatatatatatatatatatgtgtatgtatgtgtgtgtgtgtgtatatatatatatatatatatatatatatgtgtatgtatgtgtgtgtgtgtgtgtgtatatatatatatatatgtgtatgtgtgtgtgtgtgtgtgtgtatatatatatatatatatatatatatatatatatatatatatatatatatgtgtatgtatgtgtgtgtgtgtatatatatatatatatatatatatatatatatgtgtgtgtgtgtatatatatatatatatatatatatatatatatatgtgtgtatgtatgtgtgtgtgtgtgtgtatatatatatatatatatatatatatatgtgtatgtgtgtgtgtgtgtatatatatatatatatatatatgtgtatgtatgtgtgtgtgtgtgtatatatatatatatatgtgtatgtatgtgtgtgtgtatatatatatatatatatatatatatatatatatatatatatatatatatatgtgtgtatgtatgtgtgtgtgtgtgtatatatatatatatatatatatatatatatatatgtgtatgtatgtgtgtgtgtgtgtatatatatatatatatatatatatatatatatatatatgtatgtatgtgtgtgtgtatatatatatatatgtgtgtatgtatgtgtgtgtgtgtatatatatatatatatatatatatatatatatatatatatgtgtatgtatgtgtgtgtgtgtatatatatatatatatatatatgtgtatgtatgtgtgtgtgtgtatatatatatatatatatatatatatatatatatatatatatatatgtgtgtgtgtatatatatcctaaTTCACTCTGGTTTGCTTCTCCTTTTCTCCTTGTCCTGCAGGTTTATCTTATTCTCCTAAGAGCCCTACAGCTGCTGAGCAGGCTGGTGCTGTCCTTACACCCTCTCTCCCTGAAGGATCAGCCAGCTAAGGTGGGTTCTGTGTTTGTATCACATGTTTATGGGACTGTATATggatgttattttattaaaatgaaagCAAGGTGACAGGAATTATTGGAAATCACCTGGATTAAGCTATTTCTATTTACCATATTGCTTGTCCATTAGTTTTTATATCACATTAAACAAAACTGTCTTTTTAATCTGGTGTTGTATACCCTGTCATAGCCAGGCAGCATGTCTGTCTGACTGACTGAGCGCACTACATGTTGGTGATGCATGTTGTCTGTAAACGAGCACACTAAATGTTGGTGATGCATGTTGTCTGTCTGACCGAGCGCACTACATGTTGGTGATGTGTGTTGTCTGTCTGACCGAGCGCACTACATGTTGGTGATGTGTGTTGTCTGTCTGACCGAGCGCACTACATGTTGGTGATGCATGTTGTCTGTAACCGAGCGCACTACATGTTGGTGATGTGTGTTGTCTGTCTGACCAAGCGCACTACATGTTGGTGATGTGTGTTGTCTGTCTGACCGAGCGCACTACATGTTGGTGATGCATGTTGTCTGTAACCGAGCGCACTAAATGTTGGTGATGCATGTTGTCTGTAACCGAGCACACTACATGTTGGTGATGTGTGTTGTCTGTCTGACCAAGTGCACTACATGGTGGTGATGCGGGTTGTCTGCCTGACGGAGCGCACTACATGGGGGTGATGCGGGTTGTCTGTCTGATGAACGCACTACATGTTAGTGATGCTGGTTGTCTGTCTGACCGAACACAATACCAAGACTACCGATAGAATGCAGGAAGTTAGCTAATATAAGTAAACTGCAaatctgctttatctgaatcatgcaagttaatccttttttaatttaaaaaacaaaaaacacatttccTCTGTAGTAAAGCATCATGCCTGGCTTCTCACTAACGTGTATGTCTTCAGAGACCTATTGATCTCTGCTTTCTGTGATTGGGTTTTTAGCATTCATGACAAAGCCACTAAGTGACAGATGACACGGGACAACATGACAAAACATCAGGAAATTACACATTTGTGTTTGTTACAGGACATTCTTCTAAGCAGATAATTTGTGTGACTGGAATGTTAGACTTGTTAACTGTTAGGAATTTTGCCTAGCCCGTCAAAGACCCCAGTGCTTTTATTTTCCTTCTAGACCAAAAACAAGACCAAAACAAAATCTTCCAGCACCAGTACAGAGGGACGTTGTGTTGcgaaaaaaaaacccagaagcaAACTGGGTCAAAGAAAGAAGAATGAAACAAAAGCAAAAGTTGAAAGTGATGAGGAAGCGGCAGGTGGCTCTGGAACTGGTCAAGGGGTGGGCCAGCCCAGCACAGGCAAAAACAGATTAAAGATCCAGGGAAAAGAGACTAAACCAGCTGTCCAGCCCAAAAACCAGCTCCGAAGGAAGGCAGCATCCAAAGTTACATACAAAGAGGAGAGTGAGAGCGGTGGTGAGAGCAGTGGATCTGACTTCTCATTGTCTGACAGGGAAAGTGACAGCTTCTCTGACTGGGAGGAAGAGGTCTTTGAAAGGAAAGAGCCAAAGGGAAAGGCTTTTAATGAAACAGCCAAGAGTCCTTCAGCTCCAACAAAACCTAAAGCAAAGAGCTCACCCAAAAATAATGTCCAGGGGAGAGGCAAGGTCATCTCTACGgatgaggaagaagaagaaaaggTGGTGAAAACGGGCAGCACAGACCAGTGGGTGGAGGTGTATTTGGAGAGGGAGTGCAAGTGGGTGTGTGTAGATTGTGTGCATGGGATCGTAGGGCAGCCCAGGATGTGCTTCAAGATGGCCACCAAACCCGTAACTTATGTGCTGGGTATTGACAGCTCTGGCTCTGTAAAGGATGTAACCCGTAGGTACGATGCAGAGTGGATGACTAGAACACGGAAGCGCAGAGTGGATCCCGAGTGGTGGGAGGAAACTCTTGCACCATATCGAAGCCCCAATGCTGACCGGGAAGAGAAGGAGGACACAGAGGTATGAACCATAAACCACTGCTCAGAGCCCACACTAGTTATTAGCTGACCAGCTTTATGTTCCTGCTTTAGCATAAGTGGGTTTAGGGCATTTTCTGAAGTGATGCTTAATTCACAAGTGCTACAACATGGCTGACAGCCAGTTTGTAGTTACATATGCACTTAGTATGATGATATCAACCTCTAAATGCATACCACAATGTCTTCTAACATGTTAGTATCAGTTATCTATAGCGCTAATTTTGTTTTCCAGTGTATATTAGTATTAGGGATATGGTAGTTATGGAGTATGTAGCATTATAAATGTAACCGATAACCTGCTAGATATAGATGTATGTAAAACTCCATATATACTGGGTAAAGAAAAGTGGGGATACTTacttagatgtgctaattgcctatgcaataatttctgTTAAATTACTTTTAAGGAATTTAATCTCAtgattttatctccaccataatttaaaataatttttgattttgccctggaatgagctttacTTGGCAGCAAACAAAAACCTATCTACTTCTGAAAAGTTATAATAAGAACAAAACAGCTGTCCAGTAGTGGTTAttgtatttgctgcacttaccccaACAGGGGACTGCTGAGATGAatacttgcttagatgtgctagttgcctatgcaataatttctgttaatacgtatatgtgtgtatgtatgtatgtatatatatgtgtgtgtgtgtgtgtgtatatgtatatgtgtgtgtatatgtatatgtatgtatatatatatatatatatatatatatatatatatatatatatacatacacacactcgcacAGTGGTCGCCCCTAATTCGTAGAAATTAACTGTGTTTCCTGATAAAAATCTTTGTCTGTAGTTTGAAGCTAAACTGCTGGAGCAGCCTCTTCCAACATCTATTACTGAATACAAGAACCACCCTCTGTACGTGCTGAAGAGACACCTACTGAAATACGAAGCCATTTACCCAGACACTGCCGCCATCCTGGGGTCTTGCCGAGGAGAAGCAGTTTACTCCAGGTACAGAGAGAGACTGATCAGAACTGCTGTGACACTTATAACCGCTTAAGTAGGGCTCTGCTTATAATCTGGAATTAAAGACAAAATAGGCTGCTGTAAAATTACAGCAGTTACTGCATTTTATGCATATAAGGCTCAGGTTTTGTGACCACACTTTTGCCACCAGTCAGATGCTTCTTCAGGTAATGAGCCAGAAAAGACTACACACTGAAGTTTAACATAATGGCAGTAGAAAAAAACTATTGaaacatacatttctt
The nucleotide sequence above comes from Bombina bombina isolate aBomBom1 chromosome 7, aBomBom1.pri, whole genome shotgun sequence. Encoded proteins:
- the XPC gene encoding DNA repair protein complementing XP-C cells isoform X2, which encodes MGKRGSSDQCGAGGKRARTQGRKRAQQVQNHVIVDICEEEKLPCKKGKPTGPAVRSRKRSVRSAGDTPHRTPRGRKSAKAEKSTSNVVNTEGKEREIQELLVPQDKSLAPKTCVKKSSDSEESDDEWEDVEELNEPVLESLQAVAPPDPADPHQPVEIEIETAEAARKRLRREKRKTEFAAYLRRLMNRFNKELQEDMHKVHLLCLLANGIYRSDTCNQPDLHAVALSVVPVKFTTVPPARVDTVYLTNLTKWFISTFTLTPEMSLDELEPMSATLERRFGVYGVKDEVEMVHVYLILLRALQLLSRLVLSLHPLSLKDQPAKTKNKTKTKSSSTSTEGRCVAKKKPRSKLGQRKKNETKAKVESDEEAAGGSGTGQGVGQPSTGKNRLKIQGKETKPAVQPKNQLRRKAASKVTYKEESESGGESSGSDFSLSDRESDSFSDWEEEVFERKEPKGKAFNETAKSPSAPTKPKAKSSPKNNVQGRGKVISTDEEEEEKVVKTGSTDQWVEVYLERECKWVCVDCVHGIVGQPRMCFKMATKPVTYVLGIDSSGSVKDVTRRYDAEWMTRTRKRRVDPEWWEETLAPYRSPNADREEKEDTEFEAKLLEQPLPTSITEYKNHPLYVLKRHLLKYEAIYPDTAAILGSCRGEAVYSRSCVQVLHSRDTWLKEARVVRLGEVPYKVPRNEFGNVYLFKPCMLPIGCVHLQVSSLNRVARKLDIDCVPAITGFDFHGGFSHPVTDGYIVCEEHKEVLLAAWENEQAEMERKQKEKREKRALGNWKLLVKGLLIRERLKQRYGKKDTDCAGQAAGDGGLSSDEDDKPTTETPAQDTAVSWPQNRQTQETKGKLKQKSKREKRGEEKHLFPFERLEHDTN
- the XPC gene encoding DNA repair protein complementing XP-C cells isoform X1: MGKRGSSDQCGAGGKRARTQGRKRAQQVQNHVIVDICEEEKLPCKKGKPTGPAVRSRKRSVRSAGDTPHRTPRGRKSAKAEKSTSNVVNTEGKEREIQELLVPQDKSLAPKTCVKKSSDSEESDDEWEDVEELNEPVLESLQAVAPPDPADPHQPVEIEIETAEAARKRLRREKRKTEFAAYLRRLMNRFNKELQEDMHKVHLLCLLANGIYRSDTCNQPDLHAVALSVVPVKFTTVPPARVDTVYLTNLTKWFISTFTLTPEMSLDELEPMSATLERRFGVYGVKDEVEMVHVYLILLRALQLLSRLVLSLHPLSLKDQPAKTKNKTKTKSSSTSTEGRCVAKKKPRSKLGQRKKNETKAKVESDEEAAGGSGTGQGVGQPSTGKNRLKIQGKETKPAVQPKNQLRRKAASKVTYKEESESGGESSGSDFSLSDRESDSFSDWEEEVFERKEPKGKAFNETAKSPSAPTKPKAKSSPKNNVQGRGKVISTDEEEEEKVVKTGSTDQWVEVYLERECKWVCVDCVHGIVGQPRMCFKMATKPVTYVLGIDSSGSVKDVTRRYDAEWMTRTRKRRVDPEWWEETLAPYRSPNADREEKEDTEFEAKLLEQPLPTSITEYKNHPLYVLKRHLLKYEAIYPDTAAILGSCRGEAVYSRSCVQVLHSRDTWLKEARVVRLGEVPYKMVKGQSNRARKARLADPEKKDANDLALFGSWQCEDYQPPVAVDGKVPRNEFGNVYLFKPCMLPIGCVHLQVSSLNRVARKLDIDCVPAITGFDFHGGFSHPVTDGYIVCEEHKEVLLAAWENEQAEMERKQKEKREKRALGNWKLLVKGLLIRERLKQRYGKKDTDCAGQAAGDGGLSSDEDDKPTTETPAQDTAVSWPQNRQTQETKGKLKQKSKREKRGEEKHLFPFERLEHDTN